The region CGATCCCCAGCCATTCGATGCCGAGCGTTTCGCGGTTTGCAATGAAATAATGCGCGAGGCAAATAGAATCCAACCCGCCCGAAACTGCAAGCAGCAGGCGCTTGAAACCATAATCATGGATTCTTTTTTGGATGCTTGCAAATTCGTCGGTAATCATTCTTATTTGTTAATTCCTTGCGACCGAAGAGAGAATTCTTTTGGTCTCTCCTGTCACATTGCTGCGAATACATTCGTAGTATTCTTCACGGTTGTCTGTGCTGAAACCATCAACAGGGCCGTCTTTGTAATGAAGGGCTTCTTCGGTGCTGTTGCGTGCGCTGAGCAAAAAATCTGCATTTCCCTCTAGGCACTGTTCCTTTGAAATGGCGCCTAATTGTTCGTGCTTTGTGCAGGTTTTACCATTGCTGGAGAATGTTTCATAGAAATTCATGCCGGTCTGGTCGAATTTGTAGGAACCGTCTAATACAAAAGTTTGGCTACCAACGGAAAACTCCTTGTTTGAAACAACTTTTATGACTTGTGCTTCTACGAGAGAGTCTATGTGGAAATCGCTGATGTCGAAGTCCAAATAGTTAGCCAGAATGCTGCCCAACCTTAACTTGCTTTCTGTGATATTACTTGGGTCAATGGTGGTCGTGTTGTATACGGAATCCTGGGTGATGGTGATTGTTCTTGCAATACCTTTCAGGCCGCCGATAGAGGCGGTGCATTTGATTTCAGTTTCCCCGATAATTCTCTGACAGCCTGTTGCTTTCCACTTGCCATAAATGCCGTTATGTTCGGTGCTTAAGGACAATGTTTCAACGTTCTTGTAGGCGTCGTAAAACATCTGTTCATCAGGATCGTCAGATACCATTTTTTTGACAGGTCCTGTCCACATGGAATCTCCGACAATGGTAATCTTGTTTGTGTCGAGAGCCGATGCATTTTCTTCCCATGCGAATGTTTTGGTGCCTGCGTGGTAGTTGCAGGATTCTAAACCCTGGTAAAAGAATCCTGTGGTTTCGTCATACCGATATGCCATGGCGTAGGTGTAGCCTTCGCCAAAGTCTATGCTAACCGAGGGATTTATTGTATTCTCTTTTGATGAAGAAGATTCTTGAGATTCCGAAGAATTGATGCTAGAACTAGAAGCAATTGCTTCGCTAGATGAAGAATTTACTTCTTGATTGCTAGAAGATGAGTCCTTTGTATTTTGAGATTCTGATGAAGAGGAATCGTTTTCCTCTGCAGAAGAACTGAGAGTCGTTTCTTCAGAAGACGATGAAATGTCATCTGTTGCCGACGAAGAATTGTCATCGCCGCAGGCGATAAGCATAGCACTAGTCATTGCAAATGCAAATAGCTTTTTCATAATGTTCACCTCGTATAAAGCCTTTCCAACGTAAATCTAAAAAATTATATTTGTTTGTAAGGAGGCCGTTATGGCTAAAAACAAAGCGAAGGCGCTCGGCAAGGTTGTCGAAACCGCCAAGGAAAGCGCAATGCTCAGAACGCTGCGCATTGACGGCTCCCAGAACGGAGCCACCCTGCGGACAAGAATCGTCCGCGACAAGACGAAGTACACCAGAACCCTTAAACACAAGAAATCCCTCGCCGAAGCGGGGGATTTCCCTTTATTGAATTCTTATTTCAAGTTAAACTGCTTGAGACATTCTTCGAATTCTTCGTTATTGGAACTTGATCCGTAAAGTTGTTTGACGAAGTCCCGATGAATGTTGCTGTAATCGCTTCCAACCTCATCTTGACTGTGGTCGCCGTTTTCGCAGTATTCCTGCGTTAATTCGATATTTTTTTGCCACAAGGTGCAGGTGCTTTCTTGGTAGGTTATTTTTGTTGTGAATGTGGAAATTTGCGAGGGGTTCATCTCTAATGTGTGGTCCATCGATATCTCTAAAATTTTGTTGTTGATGGACAAATCCGCCTTATTGTGATCCTTGGCGACTATCCACATATCGCTGTCAATAAAGGTGGTGTCGGCTGAAAGTTTCTTAATATTTCGAAGATAATCATTGCAGAGTTCTTCTTTTTGCCCGTCATTAAATAAATTATAGATGACGCTGCAATATTGGACCGGCTCGGGTGTGTAGCTTGATCCCGTGATTTTAGTGCGAGTCGTTATGGTTTTTTGCTTTGGTGTCAGTTCTAGCGTGATTTTATAGTTGGAAGGAATCTCTGTGAATTCACCTTGATAAATCCTTCCGACACATTCCCATGTCGAAAAAATGGATTTCGAAGAACCGATATATAGGGTTGCTGCTTTGATGGTGTCGCAGGCATCTCCGATGTAATCACATTCGTATAGGGTGTCGTTTGACATCTTGTAGCCAAAGGAATTAAAAATCATGTATTTGAGCGAATCGTTGTTGTATCCTGCTTCTAACACCAATTCGTCGTACTTGTATACGCCCGTGTAGTCTTCGGTGTACCATTTGAATGAATTCGTGGTGGTATCGTAGTCGCATTCTTCTTCAAGAAAGTAGTATCTCAAATACTTTTCATCGAAGAATGAAAAATTGTCGACATCCACTGTAGTGATCCAATTGTCATCAGAAATATTCGAAGAAGATGTCGGCTCGTTATTTTCCTCGGAAGAAGAACTGACACTTGATTCTTCCGAAGATGAAAACTCGTCATCATTTGCCGATGACGATTTGTCGTCGCCGCAGGCGACCATCAGCATTGGGATTAGTATAAGTGGGAAAAGTTTGTTCATGATTCTCCTCGTAATTTTTTATGATAAAATAATAAAAATTCCTCGCGCTGGCGAGGATTTCTTGCGGATTCTATTAAACAAGGAGCTTTTCGACTGAATCGGGCTTGGCGTCAGGTAGACTATTTCCCCGTTGTGGCGAGTTTCCCGTAGTATTCGCGGACGTCGTCCCAGCGGTAATAGGGGGCGGCGGGGCAACTTTGTTTTGGTTTTGGGGATGAGACTTGGTTCGCTTCGGCAGGCTCAGCGACCTTACTAATTCCACATGTCACGGGCAATTTCTGCTCTATTTCGTTGAGCATTACCTTCACCAGAATGGGGGTGCCTTTCTTCGCGGACTTATAGAAGATAAATTGCACGTTCGCGGCCATGGGACTGATTTCATAGTCGCGCCAGACCGTGTGCAGGTTTTCCATGTCGGAGGTTTCCACGCCGGCGGTGCCCAGCTGCAACAGGGCGACAAACGGAAAAATCACCGTGTCGTGACCGAAGCGGAGCGTTGTTGTTGTCTTTTTCGCAGGTTTTGCTGTTTTGCCTGCTTTGGTCGTGTCCGTGGCAATTACCTTGTCTGCTTCGTCCAGAACGTTTTTCAGGAGCGGGCGTGCATTTTCGAGGCCCTGTTTTTGAGCGAAGGGATTGTTGCCGAGAACGCTATACCACCAAGCGTTCTGTGCGTGCCAACGGGCGGCAAGATCTTCGTCGGTCCACAAGTCGTCAAAGCTGAATTCGATTTCGGGACTACCTTGCAAGCTGTTGCCGATTTCATAAATTTTGCTGAAAAGATCACCTGCATCCACATTTTTCTGGATGTAGCTGGAATCGTTGAAAATAGCGCGCATCATGCGAGTCGGATTAACATGGCTATAAAGTTTTTCGTTTTCCTTTTGCCATGCGGGCGTATTCGATTCGTTGATAATCTTGCCAAAATCGAGCGGACTGATAAAACTCATCAGGTACTTGCCAGATTCCTGGTGAATGTCCAGCTTGGGCTTCTGGGCGCGGAGCTCTTCAAGGAACGCCGCCATGCTGACGACGCAGCGCACACTGGTACTGGCGAAGGCTTCCACGTAGGCGTCGCTCTTGAACACTTCGGGGAAATTTTTCACCATACGTTTCGCGATTCCCTGGTGCTGAGCTACGCCAAGCTGGGTTAGGTCGCCTGCACGTGGGGCGGCGTATTCATCCAGATACTTGGCGCGTTCAAGCAGGCTCTTGCCGAGGTTCGTGAGTTTGCTTAAGGAATCTGCCTTCGCGAGCGTGTTGTACAGGGCGTGGTAATGGTCGGCCGGCTGGTGGAATCGGCTGCCGTGTCTGCCGTAATGGCTCAGGTAAAACGGCTTGTAGCCGGTGGGAACCTTGGTGTATTTTGCGGTGGGAGTGGGGTAGGCGTAGTAGTTGCTTCCCATCTGGTGACGGTCTTGGGCAAATCCCGAAATCGCCATCGTGATTAACAACACGAAGATTTTTTTCATTTTATTCTCCCGTATCCCACATCACTCACACAAATCGTTTTATTTGTCGCAGATTTTGAAAAAGCAGCTGCGGGCACCGGTGTGGCAAGCCACCTGCGGGCCCTGCATGCGAACCTTAAAGAGCAAGGCGTCGCTGTCGCAGTCGGCGGCCCATTCCACGACGGTCATCACGTTTCCGCTGGTGTCGCCCTTGTGCCAGAATTCCTTACGGCTACGGCTCCAGAACACCATTTCGCCACATTCGTGGGTGCGGCGGAGAGCTTCTTCGTTCATCCAGGCCATCATCAGAACGTCGCCCTTGTCGGCATCTTGAACGATTGCGGGGGCAAGTGCAACGCCGTCCACAACGACTTCGAATTTAATCTCTTTAATCAGTTCGTCAAAGTTCATCTTTCGTCTCTCGTCTGTAGGCGCAAAGCGCCGTTCTTTCGTCTAGTTAACCTCTCACCTGTCCGTTTCCGCGCAAAATCCACTTGTAGCTGCAGAGGCTTTCCACGCCCATGGGGCCGCGGGCATGCAACTTGTCGGTAGAAATGCCCACTTCGGCGCCGAGGCCGTATTCTCCACCGTCTGCAAAGCGGGTGCTTGCGTTCACCATCACGCTGCTGCTGTCCACGTTCGCGACAAAGTAGTCCTGAACGGAGGGGTCTTCGGCAACGACCGCTTCGGTGTGGCGGCTGCTGTTCTTTTCGATATGGTCGCAGGCTTCGGCGACGTTGTCGACGAACTTGACGCTTGCCTTGAGGGCCAGATATTCGTGGTGGTAGTTGGAGTCGTCGCCAATATCCTTGATACGGCTGTCGTGGCTCTGGGCGTCCTTGTTGCCAAAGAGTTCCACGCCGCGGTCGGCGAGGCAATCGATCAATTTCTTCGTGGTGGCCGCGTCGATATGGCGGTCGATAATCACGCATTCCATGGCGTTGCACACGCCGGTGCGCTGCGTCTTGGCGTTAATCAGAATGTTCACCGCCTTGTCCATGTCGGCGGACTTGTCCACGTACACATGGCAGATGCCGTTGAAGTGCTTGATCACGGGAATCTTGCTCTGTTCTACGACTGCGCGGATCAGACGTTCACCGCCGCGGGGAATCACGAGGTCGAGGCAGTCGTTGCGCTGCAGGAGCATACCCACCAGGTCGTGGCTCGTTTCGGTCACGAGCTGCACGGCGTCTTGGTCGATGCCTGCTTCGGCAAGGGCTTCGTGGAAGATTCCGGCGAGGCACTTGGCGGAGTTGAGCGATTCCTTACCGCCACGCAAAATCACGGCATTGCCCGCCTTAAAGCAGAGGCATGCGCCATCGATCGTTACGTTCGGGCGGCTTTCGAAAATAAAGAATACGGAACCGATAGGTACGGCGATACGGCTAATCTTGATGCCGTTCTTGAGTTCGCGGCTTTCGAGAACCTTGTTCAGCGGATCTGCAAAGGAGGCGATTTCTTCGGCACCCTTGGCCATGGCCTCGATGCGGGCGTCGTTCAAAGTCAGACGGTCCATCTTCGAATCGTCGAGCTTTCCGGCGGCGGCTTCTAGGTCAATCTTGTTTGCAGCAAGGATTTCTGGCTTACGGTCGCGCAAAATCTGGGCGACACGATTCAGCACGGCGCTACGCTTTTCACCCGGCAGGGTACGGAGCGTCTTGCTTGCCTTCTGGGCATTTCTGGCCAGAAGGTCGGAGTATTCTTCCAAGTTGGAATATTTCAAATTGGACTGTTCCATAAGCCGTTTTTATCCTTTTTTGAGCACTTTTTGTTGTGTTTGTCTAATTTTACAATATAGAAACTTGTCTTTTGATAGACAAGAATATATCTTCAAAATACAGGTTTGATTTTACCCGCGACGTTGATGGGTTGTCGCAAGGTATCGGACTTGGGTGTTTAGACTCGGTGTAGTCCTTTTCTCTCGGGGACGCGCCGAGTCTTTTTTTATTTCTTTTCGATAAGTTCCAGAGCGAGTTTCTTCATTCCGTTGAAGTCCCACTTGCCCGATCCGAGCTTTGGAATCTGATCGACGTTGAATACGGCACCCGGCTGCATAAGCGGCGGAATGCCCGACTTGCGAAGTGCACGGGAAATTTCTTCGGGATCGCCGTCCTTCACCAAAAGGACGATTCGTTCGCCCTTCGCGGAATCGGGAACGGCTGTCACGGCGAATTCGTGTTCTCCCATAATTCCGGATTCGGCAATGCGGAACTCCACGGCGGTGAGAGAAATCATTTCGCCACCGAGCTTGGCAAAGCGGCTGTAGCGGCCGAGAATCTGTACAAAGCCATCCGGGGTAATCTTGCACTTGTCACCCGTCTTGTACCAGCGGCGACCATCGATTTCAAGGACGACGTTGTCGGTCTTTTTCTTGTCCTTGAGGTAGCCTTTCATCACCTGAGGCCCGGTAACCACCAACATGCCTTCTTCGCCGTTGGCCAAGAATTCGTTAGTCTCGGGGTCGATGATTGCGCACACAGAACCCGGCACCGACATGCCGATGCTCGAGGTATCGCTGCATTTTTCCATGGTCAAGAAATCGTCCAGCAGTACGTTCGGGGCGTTGAGGGTTGCAAGTGGTGTAAGTTCGGTGCACCCATAGCCTTCGTAAACATCCTTGCCGAACTTGAGCTTGAAGGTCTCGCGCATTTCGGGGCGGAGCTTTTCGGCGCCTGCGATAATGTAGCGCAGAGAATCCAAGCACATGGGGTGAACCCAGCGGTTAATGGCAATGGCGCGCAGGAATGTGGGCGTACCCATCATGATGGTGGTCTTGTACTGGGCGCACACGCGGGCAAGCGTCTTGATGTCCGTCGGATCAGGGCAGAGCACCATAGGCACACCGTCCAAAAGCGGCATCATATAAGTCATGGTAAAACCGAACGAATGGAACAGCGGGAGTAACGATGTCATTACGTCGGTACGACGAAGCTTGATAATGTGGTCGCCTTGCTGGGCATTCGAAATCACGTTCTTGTGGGTGAGTTCAACACCCTTCGGCGTACCTTCGGACCCCGAACTGAAGAGGATGACGGCGTCGTCGTTCAGGTTTGCCGAAGTAAACCACAAGCGGCGCAGAATCGCAGCCGGACAGAAATGGATGATGAATGCCGAAACAAAGCGGCAGATGGTAGACATCTTGGCTTCTTCTTCGTCCAGGTAAATCATCTGGCACTTGTCGGCGATTTGTGCGAAGGCGGCGTTCTTTCCGCAGAGCTTGTCGAAGAAGGCGTGTGTCGTGACGACGGTGGTGAGGTCGGCTTTTTCGATGCAGCCCAAAATCGTGTCGACCGGGGCGGAGTAGTTCAGGTTCACCGTCGTCTTGCCGGTGCCGAGAATCGACATAATGCCAAGGGCCGCATCGCGGCTGGTGGGGAGCATAAAGCCCACGTGGCAGTCGTTTTTAGCGGCAGACTTGATGATTTTGCCGAAATAGTGGCACAGGCGAATCATGCCGTAGCCGTTCACGTGGTTGCCTGCCGGGTCAATCAAAATGACGCGGGAACGGCGCTTGCGCATGGCCTTGAACCACAGCGGAACAATGGAAGCGGAACAGTCCATGGCGGCGTTCCAGATGTCGGTGTCCAGAAGTTCGAGGTCGTGGCGGATATCCTTTTCGGTGGCGCTTGTCGGGAGTGGTTTCGAAAAACCGACGCTGATGACGCGGTTGAAGGACTGCGGACGGTTCACGCATTCGCTTGCGTGGCTGTAGCGGCTGCCCCAGAGCCCCTGGATGTAGAACGGAATGATCTGGGCTTCGGTGCCTTCGATAGCCTTGGAGTAGTCGAGCGAGAAGGTGGATACGAACGGGGTCTTGGAGACTTCGCCTTCGGGGAAGATGACGACCGCTTCTCCGTTCAGGAGCGCCTTGTGGATTTCTTCCATGGCGGGTGCCGGGTCGCGGCGGTTGATGCTAATTAGGAACTTGCCGTGGAAAAGCCAGCGCTGGTACCAGTCGGCAAAGGTGTTGCGGTTGCTTGCAATGCGGAGTGGTCTAGGAGATGCAATCTGGAGAACTGCCCAGTCGATAAAGCTGAAGTGCGGACCCACGAGAAGTACCGGACCGCTTTCGGGAATGTTCTGGACGCCCATCACCTTGACGCGATAGCGGAACACGAAGGCGAATGCAAAACGGAGTGCTGCGCGCAAAAGGGCCATCGGGTTGTTCTTGAGGTTTGCGATAAAGCAAATCGCAAGAATGACCGCGAGAATCATGAAACAGTAGTCGAGCGTAATCGGCGTAAAGATAAGGAGCAATGTCTGACCACCCATGATGAGTACGAGAACGGCCATCTGGATGCAGTTTGCAACAGCGTGGATGCGGCCTGCCGTATCGGGGCGGGTGTAGCTCTGAATGACGGTTCGCAAGATGACGAATGCGCAGCCGGCGCTCCAGCCGATGATACCGTAAAGGATTGCCTGCAACCAGGCGTTATGCACGAACGGGAGGGCGAACATGGTGATGGCGGATGCTGCCGCAGCAAACGGGATGAGGCCGGTTTCGACGAAGCCCTTCGATGCCTTGCTAGCCGAGAACGCTCCAATGACATAGCCGATAGTTACGATGAACATCGAAACGGGAATGACGGCGGTGTTCAGCATGTCAGTCATGTTCTGGATAAGAATCAAGAAAATCTGCGTGACTCCCCAAAAGGCGGCAAGACCAAGAATTGAAAGGCGTATAATCGGATGGCTCCAGGTGGCCGAAAAATTACGCATGGGCGAACGCATCTTGAGGTTGTCGTGCCTTTCACCGACCTTGATGCAAAAGCCTGCAATGGTTGTCACGACGCTTAGGCCTAGATAAATCCATAGGGTAAGGTCAATGCTTACGGGGGCG is a window of uncultured Fibrobacter sp. DNA encoding:
- a CDS encoding histidine-type phosphatase, which translates into the protein MKKIFVLLITMAISGFAQDRHQMGSNYYAYPTPTAKYTKVPTGYKPFYLSHYGRHGSRFHQPADHYHALYNTLAKADSLSKLTNLGKSLLERAKYLDEYAAPRAGDLTQLGVAQHQGIAKRMVKNFPEVFKSDAYVEAFASTSVRCVVSMAAFLEELRAQKPKLDIHQESGKYLMSFISPLDFGKIINESNTPAWQKENEKLYSHVNPTRMMRAIFNDSSYIQKNVDAGDLFSKIYEIGNSLQGSPEIEFSFDDLWTDEDLAARWHAQNAWWYSVLGNNPFAQKQGLENARPLLKNVLDEADKVIATDTTKAGKTAKPAKKTTTTLRFGHDTVIFPFVALLQLGTAGVETSDMENLHTVWRDYEISPMAANVQFIFYKSAKKGTPILVKVMLNEIEQKLPVTCGISKVAEPAEANQVSSPKPKQSCPAAPYYRWDDVREYYGKLATTGK
- a CDS encoding MFS transporter, giving the protein MKLTKYQSSIAYLIFVFCSIFVQMGLFVHFQRWLSFSFEGSAFWWRSMLLQVAIFAPSIFMIPAASYFAGRFHKGRVMAWCSVGMLASVIAVVVCYVAGAEWVAYGLLGLYGIFLAVLSPAKLGIMKEMVESEDLVKVNSWYMALSVLGTAAAAFFAMGLSGRPDAPVSIDLTLWIYLGLSVVTTIAGFCIKVGERHDNLKMRSPMRNFSATWSHPIIRLSILGLAAFWGVTQIFLILIQNMTDMLNTAVIPVSMFIVTIGYVIGAFSASKASKGFVETGLIPFAAAASAITMFALPFVHNAWLQAILYGIIGWSAGCAFVILRTVIQSYTRPDTAGRIHAVANCIQMAVLVLIMGGQTLLLIFTPITLDYCFMILAVILAICFIANLKNNPMALLRAALRFAFAFVFRYRVKVMGVQNIPESGPVLLVGPHFSFIDWAVLQIASPRPLRIASNRNTFADWYQRWLFHGKFLISINRRDPAPAMEEIHKALLNGEAVVIFPEGEVSKTPFVSTFSLDYSKAIEGTEAQIIPFYIQGLWGSRYSHASECVNRPQSFNRVISVGFSKPLPTSATEKDIRHDLELLDTDIWNAAMDCSASIVPLWFKAMRKRRSRVILIDPAGNHVNGYGMIRLCHYFGKIIKSAAKNDCHVGFMLPTSRDAALGIMSILGTGKTTVNLNYSAPVDTILGCIEKADLTTVVTTHAFFDKLCGKNAAFAQIADKCQMIYLDEEEAKMSTICRFVSAFIIHFCPAAILRRLWFTSANLNDDAVILFSSGSEGTPKGVELTHKNVISNAQQGDHIIKLRRTDVMTSLLPLFHSFGFTMTYMMPLLDGVPMVLCPDPTDIKTLARVCAQYKTTIMMGTPTFLRAIAINRWVHPMCLDSLRYIIAGAEKLRPEMRETFKLKFGKDVYEGYGCTELTPLATLNAPNVLLDDFLTMEKCSDTSSIGMSVPGSVCAIIDPETNEFLANGEEGMLVVTGPQVMKGYLKDKKKTDNVVLEIDGRRWYKTGDKCKITPDGFVQILGRYSRFAKLGGEMISLTAVEFRIAESGIMGEHEFAVTAVPDSAKGERIVLLVKDGDPEEISRALRKSGIPPLMQPGAVFNVDQIPKLGSGKWDFNGMKKLALELIEKK
- the hisI gene encoding phosphoribosyl-AMP cyclohydrolase; translated protein: MNFDELIKEIKFEVVVDGVALAPAIVQDADKGDVLMMAWMNEEALRRTHECGEMVFWSRSRKEFWHKGDTSGNVMTVVEWAADCDSDALLFKVRMQGPQVACHTGARSCFFKICDK
- a CDS encoding glutamate-5-semialdehyde dehydrogenase, whose product is MEQSNLKYSNLEEYSDLLARNAQKASKTLRTLPGEKRSAVLNRVAQILRDRKPEILAANKIDLEAAAGKLDDSKMDRLTLNDARIEAMAKGAEEIASFADPLNKVLESRELKNGIKISRIAVPIGSVFFIFESRPNVTIDGACLCFKAGNAVILRGGKESLNSAKCLAGIFHEALAEAGIDQDAVQLVTETSHDLVGMLLQRNDCLDLVIPRGGERLIRAVVEQSKIPVIKHFNGICHVYVDKSADMDKAVNILINAKTQRTGVCNAMECVIIDRHIDAATTKKLIDCLADRGVELFGNKDAQSHDSRIKDIGDDSNYHHEYLALKASVKFVDNVAEACDHIEKNSSRHTEAVVAEDPSVQDYFVANVDSSSVMVNASTRFADGGEYGLGAEVGISTDKLHARGPMGVESLCSYKWILRGNGQVRG